Proteins from a genomic interval of Calypte anna isolate BGI_N300 chromosome 6, bCalAnn1_v1.p, whole genome shotgun sequence:
- the SEMA4G gene encoding semaphorin-4G isoform X2, translating to MSRGTAHLLTALFMAAAGAMGYPSRRSANDLDATPRTTVTFEELSGVRRFSVHTLNYSTLLLEDSRGILYVGARGAIFALNSSDVADGSHRTIHWEASPEKQMDCLQKGKNNKTECFNHVRFLQRLNSTHLYACGTYAFHPLCAAIDADRFMLPSHFEEGKEKCPYDPARGYTGLIVDGGLYTATRYEFRSLPDIRRNLHQRPLKTEESPLHWLNDAEFVSSVLVQESKDSPVGDDDKIYYFFTERAGEETTSFFDKSQMARVARVARVCKSDVGGKKILQRKWTSFMKARLVCYIPYYEVLRSVCNLDGGGWASTVFYAAFTLSAQWRTMEASAVCRYSISAVQRAFEGPYMEFQDSARKWSRYDGAVPEPRPGSCITDHSRRKGYNSSQDLPNSVLDFVKLHPLMFEEVKPTSGEPLVVKKNVAYSQLAVDRVRALNGHSYDVLFMGTGDGWIHKAVVVGSGIHIMEEVQVFREPQPVESLVISQAQRSLYVGAASGVLQVPLASCARYVTCYDCILARDPYCAWDGRACCAITTAEDSSGLVQDIESGNQGCRSSSGRGFLPWKNRTVLQGDDVLLPCDQRSNLARAIWLLNGTEVPVTGQDRLRVGVDGLLVTDTLPQHSGQYRCYGEERGLRMLLAAYSLTVLPELPLSPTAAPPPHAASQAGGDVKVAYISVIVALVVLCGVLSTILLYMSCLEKRKGKYVLGEPRPASVELQTISANCLRKGRWEEEEEEEEELTYPDGCLRIIPGEAPTAATSPVKELPAAVPPLPPPPPLPAELTNGVGALPNVLRKMNGNSYMLLQQQEEPLASPLYSASFTEELSKILEKRKHTQLVEKLDESSV from the exons ATGAGTAGAGGCACAGCCCATCTCCTGACAGCTCTCTTCATGGCGGCAGCAGGAGCCATGGGCTACCCATCCCGGCGGTCTGCCAATGACCTGGATGCCACCCCCAGGACAACAGTCACTTTTGAAG agctgtcaggCGTCCGGCGCTTCAGTGTGCACACCCTCAACTACAGcaccctgctgctggaggacagCCGGGGCATCCTCTACGTGGGCGCCAGGGGAGCCATCTTCGCCCTCAACTCCAGCGATGTGGCTGATGGCTCCCACCGCACG ATCCACTGGGAAGCCTCCCCAGAGAAACAGATGGACTGCCTGCAGAAGGGCAAAAACAACAAG ACCGAGTGCTTCAACCATGTGCGGTTTCTGCAGAGACTGAACAGCACACACCTCTACGCCTGCGGCACCTACGCTTTCCACCCTCTCTGCGCTGCCATT GATGCTGACAGGTTCATGTTGCCGTCCCACtttgaggaagggaaggagaagtgCCCATACGACCCTGCCCGTGGCTACACTGGCCTCATTGTGG aTGGTGGCTTGTACACGGCCACACGCTACGAGTTTCGGAGCCTCCCTGACATCCGGAGGAACCTGCACCAGCGACCACTGAAGACGGAGGAGTCCCCGCTGCACTGGCTGAACG ATGCTGAATTCGTGTCCTCCGTGCTGGTCCAAGAGAGCAAAGACAGCCCTGTGGGTGATGATGACAAAATCTACTatttcttcacggagcgggCGGGTGAGGAGACCACGTCCTTCTTTGACAAGAGCCAGATGGCCCGGGTTGCCCGGGTCGCCCGTGTCTGCAAG AGCGATGTGGGGGGTAAGAAGATCCTGCAGCGCAAGTGGACGTCGTTCATGAAGGCGCGCCTGGTCTGCTACATCCCCTACTACGAGGTTCTGCGCAGTGTCTGCAACCTGGATGGGGGTGGCTGGGCCAGCACTGTCTTCTATGCTGCCTTCACCCTTTCAGCACAGTG GAGGACCATGGAGGCCTCGGCCGTGTGCCGCTACAGCATCTCAGCGGTGCAGCGTGCCTTTGAGGGCCCCTACATGGAGTTCCAGGACTCAGCCCGCAAGTGGTCCCGCTACGATGGTGCGGTGCCTGAACCCCGGCCTGGCTCT TGCATCACGGACCACTCCCGCAGGAAGGGCTACAACTCCTCACAGGACCTGCCCAACAGCGTCCTGGACTTTGTCAAGCTGCACCCGCTGATGTTTGAGGAGGTGAAGCCCACCAGTGGGGAGCCGCTGGTGGTGAAGAAGAATGTGGCATACAGTCAGCTAGCTGTGGACAGGGTGCGGGCCCTCAATGGCCACTCCTATGATGTTCTCTTCATGGGGACAG gggATGGCTGGATCCACAAGGCTGTGGTGGTGGGCTCTGGCATCCACATCATGGAGGAGGTGCAAGTCTTCAGGGAGCCACAGCCTGTGGAGAGCCTGGTGATCTCCCAGGCCCAG AGGAGCCTGTACGTGGGGGCAGCCAGTGGGGTCCTGCAGGTGCCTCTGGCCTCCTGTGCCAGGTACGTCACCTGCTATGACTGCATCCTTGCCCGGGACCCCTACTGCGCCTGGGACGGCAGGGCCTGCTGTGCCATCACCACTGCTGAGGACAG ctcagggctggtgCAGGACATAGAGAGTGGCAACCAGGGATGCCGGAGCAGCTCTGGGCGGG GCTTCCTGCCTTGGAAGAACCGGACGGTGCTGCAGGGGGATGatgtgctgctgccctgtgaCCAGCGCTCCAACCTGGCACGAGCCATCTGGCTACTGAATGGCACAGAGGTGCCAGTCACCGGACAGGACCGGCTGCGTGTGGGGGTGGACGGGCTGCTGGTGACTGACACGCTGCCCCAGCACAGTGGGCAGTACCGCTGCTACGGGGAGGAGCGAGGTCTGCggatgctgctggctgcctACAGTCTCACCGTGCTGCCTGAGCTGCCTCTCAGCCCTACGGCCGCCCCACCGCCTCACGCTGCCAGCCAGGCAGGTGGTGATGTGAAGGTGGCTTACATCTCTGTCATCGTCGCCTTGGTGGTGCTGTGTGGCGTGCTCAGCACCATCCTCCTCTACATGTCCTGCCTGGAGAAGCGCAAGGGCAAGTACGTCCTTGGGGAGCCGCGGCCAGCCAGCGTGGAGCTGCAGACCATCTCGGCCAACTGTCTGCGCAAGGGCcgctgggaggaggaggaggaggaggaggaagagctcACCTACCCTGATGGCTGCCTGCGAATCATCCCTGGTGAGGCACCCACGGCTGCCACCTCCCCAGTCAAGGAGCTGCCAGCCGCTGTGCCCCCACtgccgccaccgccgccgctGCCAGCTGAGCTCACCAACGGCGTGGGGGCTCTGCCCAACGTCCTTCGCAAGATGAATGGCAACAGCTacatgctgctgcagcagcaggaggagccgCTGGCCTCGCCCCTCTACAGTGCATCCTTCACTGAGGAGCTCAGCAAGATCCTGGAGAAGCGGAAACACACGCAGCTGGTGGAGAAGCTGGATGAGAGCTCCGTGTAG
- the SEMA4G gene encoding semaphorin-4G isoform X1 — protein sequence MSRGTAHLLTALFMAAAGAMGYPSRRSANDLDATPRTTVTFEELSGVRRFSVHTLNYSTLLLEDSRGILYVGARGAIFALNSSDVADGSHRTIHWEASPEKQMDCLQKGKNNKTECFNHVRFLQRLNSTHLYACGTYAFHPLCAAIDADRFMLPSHFEEGKEKCPYDPARGYTGLIVDGGLYTATRYEFRSLPDIRRNLHQRPLKTEESPLHWLNDAEFVSSVLVQESKDSPVGDDDKIYYFFTERAGEETTSFFDKSQMARVARVARVCKSDVGGKKILQRKWTSFMKARLVCYIPYYEVLRSVCNLDGGGWASTVFYAAFTLSAQWRTMEASAVCRYSISAVQRAFEGPYMEFQDSARKWSRYDGAVPEPRPGSCITDHSRRKGYNSSQDLPNSVLDFVKLHPLMFEEVKPTSGEPLVVKKNVAYSQLAVDRVRALNGHSYDVLFMGTGDGWIHKAVVVGSGIHIMEEVQVFREPQPVESLVISQAQRSLYVGAASGVLQVPLASCARYVTCYDCILARDPYCAWDGRACCAITTAEDSSGLVQDIESGNQGCRSSSGRGESMLPLGTAGDTVAPPSGWEGCEAVHTPTGFLPWKNRTVLQGDDVLLPCDQRSNLARAIWLLNGTEVPVTGQDRLRVGVDGLLVTDTLPQHSGQYRCYGEERGLRMLLAAYSLTVLPELPLSPTAAPPPHAASQAGGDVKVAYISVIVALVVLCGVLSTILLYMSCLEKRKGKYVLGEPRPASVELQTISANCLRKGRWEEEEEEEEELTYPDGCLRIIPGEAPTAATSPVKELPAAVPPLPPPPPLPAELTNGVGALPNVLRKMNGNSYMLLQQQEEPLASPLYSASFTEELSKILEKRKHTQLVEKLDESSV from the exons ATGAGTAGAGGCACAGCCCATCTCCTGACAGCTCTCTTCATGGCGGCAGCAGGAGCCATGGGCTACCCATCCCGGCGGTCTGCCAATGACCTGGATGCCACCCCCAGGACAACAGTCACTTTTGAAG agctgtcaggCGTCCGGCGCTTCAGTGTGCACACCCTCAACTACAGcaccctgctgctggaggacagCCGGGGCATCCTCTACGTGGGCGCCAGGGGAGCCATCTTCGCCCTCAACTCCAGCGATGTGGCTGATGGCTCCCACCGCACG ATCCACTGGGAAGCCTCCCCAGAGAAACAGATGGACTGCCTGCAGAAGGGCAAAAACAACAAG ACCGAGTGCTTCAACCATGTGCGGTTTCTGCAGAGACTGAACAGCACACACCTCTACGCCTGCGGCACCTACGCTTTCCACCCTCTCTGCGCTGCCATT GATGCTGACAGGTTCATGTTGCCGTCCCACtttgaggaagggaaggagaagtgCCCATACGACCCTGCCCGTGGCTACACTGGCCTCATTGTGG aTGGTGGCTTGTACACGGCCACACGCTACGAGTTTCGGAGCCTCCCTGACATCCGGAGGAACCTGCACCAGCGACCACTGAAGACGGAGGAGTCCCCGCTGCACTGGCTGAACG ATGCTGAATTCGTGTCCTCCGTGCTGGTCCAAGAGAGCAAAGACAGCCCTGTGGGTGATGATGACAAAATCTACTatttcttcacggagcgggCGGGTGAGGAGACCACGTCCTTCTTTGACAAGAGCCAGATGGCCCGGGTTGCCCGGGTCGCCCGTGTCTGCAAG AGCGATGTGGGGGGTAAGAAGATCCTGCAGCGCAAGTGGACGTCGTTCATGAAGGCGCGCCTGGTCTGCTACATCCCCTACTACGAGGTTCTGCGCAGTGTCTGCAACCTGGATGGGGGTGGCTGGGCCAGCACTGTCTTCTATGCTGCCTTCACCCTTTCAGCACAGTG GAGGACCATGGAGGCCTCGGCCGTGTGCCGCTACAGCATCTCAGCGGTGCAGCGTGCCTTTGAGGGCCCCTACATGGAGTTCCAGGACTCAGCCCGCAAGTGGTCCCGCTACGATGGTGCGGTGCCTGAACCCCGGCCTGGCTCT TGCATCACGGACCACTCCCGCAGGAAGGGCTACAACTCCTCACAGGACCTGCCCAACAGCGTCCTGGACTTTGTCAAGCTGCACCCGCTGATGTTTGAGGAGGTGAAGCCCACCAGTGGGGAGCCGCTGGTGGTGAAGAAGAATGTGGCATACAGTCAGCTAGCTGTGGACAGGGTGCGGGCCCTCAATGGCCACTCCTATGATGTTCTCTTCATGGGGACAG gggATGGCTGGATCCACAAGGCTGTGGTGGTGGGCTCTGGCATCCACATCATGGAGGAGGTGCAAGTCTTCAGGGAGCCACAGCCTGTGGAGAGCCTGGTGATCTCCCAGGCCCAG AGGAGCCTGTACGTGGGGGCAGCCAGTGGGGTCCTGCAGGTGCCTCTGGCCTCCTGTGCCAGGTACGTCACCTGCTATGACTGCATCCTTGCCCGGGACCCCTACTGCGCCTGGGACGGCAGGGCCTGCTGTGCCATCACCACTGCTGAGGACAG ctcagggctggtgCAGGACATAGAGAGTGGCAACCAGGGATGCCGGAGCAGCTCTGGGCGGGGTGAGTCCATGCTGCCCCTCGGGACAGCGGGGGATACTGTTGCCCCTCCAAGTGGCTGGGAGGGGTGTGAGGCAGTGCATACCCCCACAGGCTTCCTGCCTTGGAAGAACCGGACGGTGCTGCAGGGGGATGatgtgctgctgccctgtgaCCAGCGCTCCAACCTGGCACGAGCCATCTGGCTACTGAATGGCACAGAGGTGCCAGTCACCGGACAGGACCGGCTGCGTGTGGGGGTGGACGGGCTGCTGGTGACTGACACGCTGCCCCAGCACAGTGGGCAGTACCGCTGCTACGGGGAGGAGCGAGGTCTGCggatgctgctggctgcctACAGTCTCACCGTGCTGCCTGAGCTGCCTCTCAGCCCTACGGCCGCCCCACCGCCTCACGCTGCCAGCCAGGCAGGTGGTGATGTGAAGGTGGCTTACATCTCTGTCATCGTCGCCTTGGTGGTGCTGTGTGGCGTGCTCAGCACCATCCTCCTCTACATGTCCTGCCTGGAGAAGCGCAAGGGCAAGTACGTCCTTGGGGAGCCGCGGCCAGCCAGCGTGGAGCTGCAGACCATCTCGGCCAACTGTCTGCGCAAGGGCcgctgggaggaggaggaggaggaggaggaagagctcACCTACCCTGATGGCTGCCTGCGAATCATCCCTGGTGAGGCACCCACGGCTGCCACCTCCCCAGTCAAGGAGCTGCCAGCCGCTGTGCCCCCACtgccgccaccgccgccgctGCCAGCTGAGCTCACCAACGGCGTGGGGGCTCTGCCCAACGTCCTTCGCAAGATGAATGGCAACAGCTacatgctgctgcagcagcaggaggagccgCTGGCCTCGCCCCTCTACAGTGCATCCTTCACTGAGGAGCTCAGCAAGATCCTGGAGAAGCGGAAACACACGCAGCTGGTGGAGAAGCTGGATGAGAGCTCCGTGTAG